The window CCCGGAATGATTTAAGCTGTACCTCCAGCAGATCCGGATAGGGAACCCGGTTCTTGACTGTCGAAAAGCTAATTCTCTGTTGTGTTTTTGCTGCGGACATCGTAAAATCCAAATTAGTTGAAGTGTAATGGGTTACGCTCCCCAAAATTGCGGGCCTTCTATCCCGCCAATGCCCCCGTATTCAGGCGTCCTTCGCCCCGGGAGCATTTTCTTCCAAAAACCGGACACAGCTCCTGATCGGCACTTCCAGTCTTTAGACCAAGAAAAGGCATAGAGCTAACACCTTCGGTTAGCCCTATACCTGATTGTCTGCTGAGACCTAAGCAGCAATGCTACTTGAGCTCAACTTCAGCACCTGCCTCCTCGAGCTGGCCCTTGATCTGCTCAGCCTCTTCCTTGGAAACACCCTCCTTAACGGCCTTGGGAGCACCGTCAACGAGCGCTTTAGCGTCACCCAGCGAAAGACCGGCGATGTCCTTCACGACCTTGATAACCTGGAGCTTGGCCTGGCCGGCGGCTTTCAGGATCACGTCGAACGTCGATTTCTCGGCAGCAGCGGCCTCGCCTGCGCCGGCAGCGGGAGCTGCAACGGCAACAGCGGCAGCAGCCGGCTCGATGCCATACTCCTCCTTGAGGATCTGAGCGAGTTCGTTTACCTCGGTAACCTTCAGGTTAACCAGTTCTTCAGCAAGTTTCTTTACGTCTGCCATAGTTGTAAGCTTATTAATTTGTTTTTGATTCTTGTTTGTGAAATTAATTGTTTCTCGATTCGAGCGTCTTCACGATGCCCGCAATCTTTTGGCCTGCATTAGCCTGCAATGCAGAGATA of the Alistipes senegalensis JC50 genome contains:
- the rplL gene encoding 50S ribosomal protein L7/L12; this encodes MADVKKLAEELVNLKVTEVNELAQILKEEYGIEPAAAAVAVAAPAAGAGEAAAAEKSTFDVILKAAGQAKLQVIKVVKDIAGLSLGDAKALVDGAPKAVKEGVSKEEAEQIKGQLEEAGAEVELK